The genomic segment ATCATCATAATGGTGGTACATCCAGATGAGGGGAAGAGATCTATTCTAGAGCTTTGGTCAATCCTTCTATCTCCACTTACCATTATTTATATCTCAGAACTTTTcaagtgatgatgatagaGAAAGTCCGAATTAAAAGAAAGGACGAAGACCTATAGTCTTTAGTATAGAGGAAAGCGGGGCAACTAATGGTAACTAATGGCAACGGTAAccaatggtaatttttATAATACCAACAGGGACCTTCGATGGAAAATTTAGTAGATATCACGGatcttttttatttttcaaactGCATCGTCCATAAGAAAGGGAGGAAAGATAATGAAAGACTAAGTATGCTATTCAGAAGGCGCAAGAGCTGGAAATaagagaatttttttctaatatATTAACAGACTAAAGGACGATTTACCACCGAATATTCATGAAAATACAGTTGAATTATAATTAGCTACCCATCCCTTGAGTTAAATGGCTAATGTTATAAAAACAATGCGACATTTCAGTTCTTTACCAGGTTGTATCTCGATCTAACATAATCATCCCACTAGCTTTATTTTCATCCCGGTAGAGATGTCAAAGCCACCACTTCCAACTCGGGGTTTGCTTCACGGATGGCAAGGATAATGCAATGAAATAGACTAAAAGATAGGCAATtattttggtaaaatttccCACGAATTGCGATTAGCAGCAGCCCATGCGCAATGATGGTTCCGCCCAACGGATCCTTCAAAGTTACCTTGAAGCTCCCTCCTTGGTAACTGCTCAACGAtcatttgaataaaaaacAGCAAAATGTGAATATTAAGAATAAAGGTTTCTTTAATCTTGATGGGATGgcttttgaaatatttttgCTCAATTCAGAGCTCTCTGCTGGAAACAAAATCCACCATGACAACACTAGAACCTCAGAATTATGCAAGATAAAAATACCCTGCCCATTATAGCTCTTACGAGTATGATAAATGGGATCCTGGAGCTGGACTTTGATTTAATCGGCTGCCGCTAAAAGGACCGAGAAATGCCATGAGAAATGGTGGCTAGAACTTCAGAATTGCGACTATAGGTAATTCCAATACAAATGACAAGCTCCTGACCGATTAGTAGTGTTCAACTAATGTGGGTGAACTTCAGGTAGGAGAGCGATAACAACACGACATCACAGTGTAGTTCAACTGCATGGTCTTAAGTCTTTACCAGTTTCTGTTTACATTATCGAAGAGACCTCGTATATCAAAATATCTTTACATCAACAACGTCGCATTCGAGAACTATGCAAAGAACGTGGGGTAAATTTTCGAAAACTGCACAGCCGTTACTGTAAAATTTCGAAGACTACAGAAAAGTGATCTTTGCAAAAATCCATAACCTGAATTGATCTCACGGAAGATGTCTTCAAGATAGCGATGGGTAGAATTATCAGATTTTGCAGCTATGATCTGGATTTGTGGAAATTCAACACTGCCTTCCTTCAAACAACTTCTTTTGCTCACTCGTACACAATTCAGATAGCTGGCCTCTGTTTCCACTTTTCGAGATCGTTTACTGGTATACAATGCGTGCTTCCAAAGGTTTGTTCTATAGTTCATATGCCATATATCcagtgaaatttttcaggtCTTCGATGATCAGCATGAATGACGTTTCGGACCCTTTGTTTTTAAAATAGAATTGATCTACGTGAAAAACATACGACAGCCGCAAGGCGCTTTCGGTGGACCCTGGTAAGTCTCGACAGTCAATGACAATAAGAGTACCGGAATacacattttccaattttacGAGTTTATGAAAGTTGAATAGCAGCACTGTTGGAATTTGCTAATGGTGCTGTATCTTGAAGTTTTTTAtaatttatccaataaTTTTAATATATTGAtgttttatttcttttctgcATTCCTCCCTTCTATAACCCATTTCAGATGTTAACGttatcatcaatttcaactgAACCCTGAGGAACAATAGATTACAATGCTTCTTCGTAAGGAACCAGTTTGTATCCCGTTCGCATGTGGCTTTGCAGTTCCCAAATGCTCGGAATTCGATAactttattttatttccGGACTTCTTCATATTTCCGGCCTAAGTCAGTATGTACGAATTATACAGCTGGAAAAAATGCCCTGGAAACCTAGGTTATGCAGGGACGTACGGATTATAGAGAAAAAATGCCATGCAGACCTAAGTTGAGCAGAAATGAACTGAACGACCTTGAATGGTAGGTCTGGTTGGTGTTAATGCCGTGAATTTTCGAAATACTCCTGTCGTTCAGATTAATAAGAGACTGTCGATCAGCATATAAATTCCAAGACCTATTAGAATACAGCTAgttttctttcctttgaGTCGGATGAGAACCATCTGGAATGTACTTTGAAACATACAAGAATACATTTGCGGTTGATGTATTAGAGTATTTTGGttggataaaatttcaagaatgtGCAGATAGATCGAGTTCAACCAGTTGGATAGAAACAGGTGACTCGGAAAGAGATTCGAAAGAATCTGCGTTAGTGGATGAGGTGGAAAAGGGCAAGTATAGCGATCCGTTTCTGGTCGAGTTCAGAGGTGCGACCGATCCAGAGCATCCGCATAACTGGTCTACTATCAAGCGATTTGTCGTTGTCTTTAATGTGATGGTACTTACGTGCGTCACGTATATGGGGACTTCGTTCTACACGCCAGGACAAGAtttaattgaaaaagaatttcATGTGGGACATGTAGTTGGCACACTTAACCTCTCTTTGTATATTTTGGGATTTGGACTTGGGCCGCTGATATTTGGACCACTTTCTGAATTCGTTGCATTTGGGCGTCAAAGGCTTTTCATCGTGACTCTATTTCTGTTTGCTATGCTACAGATAGGATGTGCTCTGGTAAGGAATATTGCGGGATTAGTGATCCTTAGATTCCTTGCTGGTATATTTTGTTCTCCATCATTAGCCAATGGAGCTGCCGCTGTTGGGGATGTTGTCAGACCGAGACACGTTCCTGTAGTACTTGGGTTATGGGCAATTGGTGCATTAGTAGGACCATCTACAGGACCTCTACTTGGTTCGTCTATGGTTGTTGCGAAGAATTGGAGATTTATGTTTTGGCTGTTGATGTGGATAAGCTCAGCGACACTTGTTTTAATGGTTTTCACTTATCCTGAAACCAATGAAGATAGTATTTTGTACCGCAGGTGCCAAAGGATAAGGAGACTCACGGGTGATAATAGGTATTATACGGTCAAGTCTAGggaagaagagaaattgaactGGAAGGATATCTGCATAACTACACTGTACAGGCCCTTTGAGATGATTATTAAGGAACCCATTGTGATAGCATTGAACGTGTACCATGCAGTCGAGTATGGTGTgttttatttgttttttgaAGCCTTTCCCATAGTATTTGGTGATGTATACCATTTCACGAGGGTTGAGTTGGGTGTGTCCTACATGGGATTTTGTGTTGGTTGTATTACAGCTTATGGTGTTGCAATGGTTTTCTCCTGTTGGTATGCAGCTAAAAAAATGTCTAATAACACGTTTACGCCGGAAACACATTTggtgttgatgatttggGTGTGTTGGACGCTTCCTCTTTCGCTTTTTCTATTTGGTTGGGCAGCTTCAGTTCACTGGATTTTACCGATGATTTCAGAGGTAATATTCATTATTGGTcaattcaatattttccaatccGTCTTTTCCTACATGGCTATCTCTTATCCCAAGTACATGGCTTCGGCATTTGCTGGAAATAATCTATGTCGATCGGGATTTGCATGTGCATTCCCTCTCTTTGGGAAGGCTATGTATAATAATTTGGCCATTGATGGGTATCCTGTGGGTTGGGGATCGTCAATTGTTGGTTTTTGTTGTCTAGCGCTTTCGTTAGTGCCGTTTGTATTGTACAGATATGGTGCATACTTGCGGAGTAAATCAAGGTTTGCTGGATGAGTGTGTGTTGATAATCAAGTGGATTCTTTTTACTGACTAAACGATGGAGGCGAAAATGATTTTACTATTGCGTTCCGCGCTGAATTGGTACTAGCCTACATTTTGAAGATCTGGCGTTCAATAGGGCACCAAATAATCCAGAAAGGGTTTACTAATAACCATGTACGTATATAATGACTTCTAATGGACACCCCACATCTTCATTTATTATCGGAAGAGTACATAAAGGATCAGCAGGCTAGTTCCAAAGAGTTATAATTTGGGCAAAGATATGTCTTTACCTATCATTGGAGTTCGCTTTTGAACAAGTCCGGGGCTTTTACGGTATTGTGGTTGCTAGATCACTTGAGACTAGATCACGAAATAATACCCTACAGGAGGGACGCAGGTTTTCGTGCTCTCgaggaattgaagaagctCCATCCTTTGGGTAGATCACCATTGCTTGAATCGGAAGATAGACAAACAgctaaaaagaaaattctgCTCGAGTCAGAATACATTTTCCAGTACGTCTTGAAGCACTTTGACAAGACTGACTCCTTGGATAAGGAAGACAACGATAAGTCCGAGGAGAGCCAGTGGTATTTGTACTACGTTGAGGGCTCCTTGTAATACCCTCTTCTAATTAAACTGCTACCTTCTTGGCCAAAATGCTTTGGTTCAGTTCcgttttctcttttctctaGAAAGTAGCTGAAAACATTGGAGAGAAATACTCTACAGGTGAGTTAAGGAATCAACTAaaatttattgaaaacCGAATCACTAAAAAGGATGGTTATTTGGTCAGTGGCAAGCAGAGTGTCGCTGATATTTTGTTGCCATTCCAGCTCGAATTGGCCTTTTCCCGCTGGATTTCCGATCTCAAGCAGCATCTGGCTATAGAGAGATGGTTCAAGGACCTCAAGGTTTCGGATTCTTATACGATTTTGAAGAGAATAGCTGAGGCTAACGATGAGGAGTTTGATAAACTTTAGGTGAGGCTGGGGGGGGCAGATAAATTACACAAGCGATTTGTTAGTCTCTCCACCCCCTGGATTCGTTGTATATGGCTGTTGAGAGGTTTTTATCGTGactatttttttatttgcTATATTAAAAATACGTCTGAAACGTACTTAGTGGTTTCAATCTGGAAATGTTGGATACCTTCTCTTTTGatttttctatttgaaTCTTGCTAGTATTAAAGGAGGTGATTCGCTGTGCAACCAATTATGCTAATCATGGAGATATGTATTCAGTTGTGATGACCGAAGGGTTAATTCAATGAAATTCTTTGGCGGTTATGATAAAAGTATTCTATTATGGAAGGGGgaagagaatttttatcTCCAGAACGGTTGATTCCATCCGCCATGTTTCGAGAAGTGCAAGTAGATTTCTTGCGAAAGATAGCGTAGATAACACCGAGAGGGTATTAATGGTATGAAGTGGAGTTTCTAGAGGAGTAAGCAGGATGCTCAGGAAGTTTGAAGAGGTCGAGTTAAAGGAAGAGGTATGCGACAAGTGTACTGAAAGGCTGCGTGTGAGCTTTTGAGTTTTCCGAGGACACAGAAAATCAATGAGCTGGTGACGATCAGTTGATGGAGTTTTCTGAACGCTTCTTGAGGATCAAAGCCGTCCAGACTTTCTATAAAGGAAAAACGCTGAGGTACAATTTGCAtttattgatgaagctCAGGAAAACTAAAaggaatttcttgaagCTGTGTTGTCTCATGGACATCCTTATCTGAGTCTGAAGAGTGGGTTCATTCTCAAACCCCTTTGTTAAAATTTCAGTTTAATACTTCGGAAATTACTACTGGACCGGTATCTATCCTAACTGAGCGTTCACTAGTTTGTGGATAATCTAGCACAAGAGATGGTGGTACGTAACCTTTTTACTTGAAAATTAATTGGTCGCTGGGTGTTTCATTTTTTACATTTAGTTCGCTAACCGATGCTTTGGCTTCAACTAAAAGATCTATCAAATGCTTTGGGAAGAAATGTAACAAATACTTGGCAGATACGAACAGAACTTTTGTTCCTCCGTTTAAGTAATGTATATATTTGAAACACTATGAAATATTGATGATTTAATTGGATTGAAAATAGCAATTCACCAGGTTTCTAGATTAGGACTAAGTGTACAATATTAGTGGGAATCCTGGTTCGATTATgtatgatgaagaaatagAATCTTGAGGTCAAAGAAGGTTGGATAGAACAGCGTGAAATAGCATAGGGTAATAAAGCTACGTAAATGAATATATTAAGCAGTCTTTGAAAGAGTATCATGGCTTGTgaatatgatgaatttttatgAGTACTACAGTAGCTTCCATTGCCTCTCAGATATTCACTTCTAGAACAGTGACATTTAAAGAAGGTGCTGTTAACATGCCCAAAATGTCATTCAGTTAGGTTGAATATGCTAGATACAAGAAATAATGAAAACGTCTGTACCtgtaaaattaaaatatcagAATAAAATATGTACTTGTTCAATGTAAGAGACAGGGAAGGAGACATTGATGAAGTAGCCCAATCTTGTCCCGTCTATAGTGATCAAAGGACGTATTCCTATGTGCGAAATATAGGTTGGGTATTGGCGACATAGTACTCCAAAGAGAGTTTTTCCTAAAAGGTTATGGTTATGTGTAGTTTGGAGTTAGGAATAGCATAAAATGGAAAGGATGAAGTGGGTGAATTGTAAGCTCTAAGGTGTATGTTCACACTTAATCCATCAAATGAATTTGCAATATACTATATTTTAACTGCACAGCTTTGCTCTATTACTGATCAATGTTGTGGAGAACTGTCTTCATTGTTTACCTAGTTCCAAGCCTTGAATATGTTTTGTGTTTGTGCCGCCCATACCAGCACCACAGATTACACATATTGCTcaattgataaaacttAGACACCGTATGAGCCAAACCACTATGATGTCAGTCCAAGTCATAGTGGTATTAATTGCCGACCGTATTGGTAGCTGACTCACCTTTACACCACGAGAACCACAAGCAAAATAAACATTATCCGGAAATTTATTgtattttcaaaaaaaaaaaaaaaaaaaaattactcGAAGTAAAGAAGGTTCGTATTTTATCTCCCTCTCCACGTTTTGAGAAGTGATTgattatttcaaattgggCCTTCTGTAGGTTACTTACCCTAAGTAGGTTCTTTAGATAAACTAGAAGATGTCTCAGGGCAATACCTAACTCTCGTCTAAACCATGATGGTGCCACAAATCGCTGAATTCAAACCCCTGTCACTTACATGTGGTGCAAAAAGAGTACATCCTGAAATAGATGTGTTGGGATGTTAAcatattaaaaaaattaaagtcAAGAatatttgttgaagaaaatacaAAAAACTCAAAGATCAATATAATCAGACGCTTTCCAAATAAAGAAACAACTACAGAATAGTCAAAGAACTCCCATTTTTCTGTTTGCTAATAGCGTATTATATGGATATTCTTCGACATGTGTTCGTCCTCTTTGACTTCCACAAAATAAACTGTCAGAGTGTCGTATGCACAAGGCCGT from the Zygosaccharomyces rouxii strain CBS732 chromosome B complete sequence genome contains:
- a CDS encoding MFS transporter (similar to uniprot|P38124 Saccharomyces cerevisiae YBR008C FLR1 Plasma membrane multidrug transporter member of the major facilitator superfamily involved in efflux of fluconazole diazaborine benomyl methotrexate and other drugs); protein product: MYFETYKNTFAVDVLEYFGWIKFQECADRSSSTSWIETGDSERDSKESALVDEVEKGKYSDPFLVEFRGATDPEHPHNWSTIKRFVVVFNVMVLTCVTYMGTSFYTPGQDLIEKEFHVGHVVGTLNLSLYILGFGLGPLIFGPLSEFVAFGRQRLFIVTLFLFAMLQIGCALVRNIAGLVILRFLAGIFCSPSLANGAAAVGDVVRPRHVPVVLGLWAIGALVGPSTGPLLGSSMVVAKNWRFMFWLLMWISSATLVLMVFTYPETNEDSILYRRCQRIRRLTGDNRYYTVKSREEEKLNWKDICITTLYRPFEMIIKEPIVIALNVYHAVEYGVFYLFFEAFPIVFGDVYHFTRVELGVSYMGFCVGCITAYGVAMVFSCWYAAKKMSNNTFTPETHLVLMIWVCWTLPLSLFLFGWAASVHWILPMISEVIFIIGQFNIFQSVFSYMAISYPKYMASAFAGNNLCRSGFACAFPLFGKAMYNNLAIDGYPVGWGSSIVGFCCLALSLVPFVLYRYGAYLRSKSRFAG